In the genome of Dermacentor andersoni chromosome 3, qqDerAnde1_hic_scaffold, whole genome shotgun sequence, one region contains:
- the LOC140216494 gene encoding neprilysin-11-like codes for MDPEHPSHTAETTVRRKMARGRKIKAPKTPKGAEEHSATAAAIAPRDSPRVGEVSEHGRDEDARHRRKDVQDDATSLGRSQHVLDDCAGGTDVPRRAVKATASSCPATSVGPGTGETGSRTEHAAPDAPHNRNPGATTLDGPSRLHMTSLTLSRAAACSSRSSTGDVPRASRGANRVSPIMPSTELSVARSATGPDSGHRQAPQSHFQPIPVNPRPTLQPFAMVIIGAHITTSIGATLLMAVLFAKRSGPAGDVCQSHECREYAKLLLSSVDTTVSPCHNFTRFVCGRWERNSELSVRETLYVRAVDRMRRHLFDIDVPSSGQNSVQRAAAVYRSCLNVLRGHADEVVSVKRALTEAGIAWPRHSDPTDVDLVHTLLYASLRLGWDVILRLTPRLSEERATLLVNPGRAFRHLVQRRPSEGAAFDTYFDTLRKAFGNGDHGEANVAETLLVEDIIRRNLTTTYSLRTPRQVLSEATYFPLAGHRWKSALSNLTLNVRNLEFVTTAHDYVVEFFSVWESMGETQAHYLTSWAVVQVAALYASRELIINFHSGSAKRALAYHGAFCVGAAYAFSRRAVFLRYQEEVMRGSTRADAERVANHVVEALSRRLVSWPLYREGIQFVADWSALSRDLLAFDVEDRTPGIVGYDMTTDSFVENWRKSTLLPENASDSTVIDAIDSVALLALFYETRTFQLLPVALSFPIFDVSLVTAANFGGLGGQVASALGQLLVEAYSTDDVGFGTVGRFRNMMACVAAESSQLHAKATAAMAVTAAALFDAYVDDDPLPVLLPGLERFTEAQLLFVSLCFALCENGRIGSGICDAALRNVMAFADAFRCAPDAPMNPPERCEVP; via the exons ATGGATCCTGAGCATCCTTCACACACGGCCGAGACCACGGTGCGGAGGAAGATGGCGAGGGGCAGGAAGATAAAAGCGCCCAAAACGCCCAAAGGCGCCGAGGAACATAGCGCGACTGCCGCGGCAATCGCCCCAAGAGATTCGCCCCGGGTCGGCGAGGTTTCCGAGCACGGCAGGGACGAGGACGCTCGTCACCGAAGAAAAGACGTGCAAGATGACGCGACGTCTCTTGGGCGTTCCCAGCACGTCCTCGATGACTGCGCCGGCGGCACCGACGTGCCGAGGCGAGCCGTCAAGGCGACCGCGTCCTCGTGTCCGGCAACCTCCGTCGGGCCGGGGACTGGAGAAACGGGATCGCGCACGGAGCACGCAGCGCCGGACGCACCGCACAACCGCAACCCCGGCGCTACGACACTGGATGGGCCTTCCAGGTTACATATGACAA GCCTGACCTTGAGCAGGGCAGCGGCGTGTTCGTCGCGAAGCAGCACGGGCGACGTGCCTCGCGCGAGCCGAGGCGCGAACCGAGTGTCGCCCATTATGCCCAGCACCGAGCTGAGCGTGGCCAGGTCGGCGACGGGCCCAGACAGCGGCCACAGGCAGGCGCCGCAGAGCCACTTCCAGCCCATACCC GTAAATCCACGGCCGACGCTGCAACCGTTCGCTATGGTCATCATCGGCGCGCACATAACAACCTCCATCGGAGCGACCCTGCTCATGGCGGTGCTCTTCGCCAAGAGGTCCGGTCCCGCCGGAGACGTGTGCCAGTCGCACGAGTGCCGCGAGTACGCGAAGCTGCTGCTGTCTTCCGTCGACACCACGGTCAGTCCCTGCCACAACTTCACGCGCTTCGTGTGCGGTCGCTGGGAACGCAACAGCGAGCTGAGTGTGCGCGAGACTCTGTACGTGCGAGCTGTGGACCGCATGAGGCGGCACCTGTTCGACATCGACGTGCCTTCCTCGGGACAGAACAGCGTCCAGAGGGCCGCCGCTGTGTATCGCAGCTGCCTGAACGTGCTGCGGGGCCATGCGGACGAAGTCGTTTCTGTCAAGAGGGCTCTGACCGAGGCTGGCATCGCATGGCCCAGGCATTCGGATCCCACCGATGTAGACCTGGTGCACACGCTCCTGTACGCCTCGCTGAGGCTCGGCTGGGACGTCATCCTGCGCCTAACGCCTCGCTTGTCCGAAGAGCGCGCGACGCTGCTGGTGAACCCCGGCAGGGCTTTCCGGCACCTTGTACAGCGGCGACCGAGCGAGGGCGCTGCCTTCGACACCTACTTCGACACACTAAGAAAAGCTTTTGGAAACGGCGACCACGGCGAGGCTAACGTTGCGGAAACTCTGCTCGTCGAGGACATCATTCGCCGCAACCTGACGACGACCTACTCGCTTCGGACGCCGCGCCAAGTGCTGTCCGAAGCGACGTACTTCCCGCTCGCAGGACATCGCTGGAAGTCCGCCCTCAGCAACCTGACGTTGAATGTGCGCAACTTGGAATTCGTGACGACGGCGCACGACTACGTGGTCGAATTCTTCAGCGTCTGGGAGTCTATGGGTGAAACGCAGGCGCACTATTTGACCTCTTGGGCCGTGGTACAGGTGGCTGCCCTGTACGCCAGCCGCGAGCTGATCATCAACTTCCACAGCGGCAGCGCGAAACGGGCGCTGGCATACCACGGCGCGTTTTGCGTCGGCGCCGCGTACGCCTTTTCTCGCCGAGCCGTGTTTCTCCGTTACCAGGAAGAGGTGATGCGAGGCAGCACCCGCGCGGATGCGGAGCGCGTGGCCAATCACGTGGTCGAGGCGCTCTCCCGCCGCCTCGTTTCGTGGCCGCTCTACCGTGAGGGCATCCAGTTCGTCGCCGACTGGTCGGCGCTGTCGCGGGACTTACTCGCCTTCGACGTCGAAGACCGAACGCCCGGAATCGTCGGCTACGACATGACGACAGACTCGTTCGTCGAAAATTGGCGAAAGTCGACGCTGCTTCCGGAGAACGCGAGCGACTCGACGGTCATCGACGCCATTGACTCGGTCGCGCTGCTGGCACTTTTCTACGAGACGCGCACCTTCCAGCTCTTGCCCGTGGCTCTGTCGTTTCCCATCTTCGACGTCAGCCTCGTGACTGCGGCAAATTTCGGCGGACTTGGCGGCCAGGTCGCTTCGGCATTGGGACAGCTCCTGGTTGAGGCGTACAGCACAGACGACGTCGGTTTTGGCACCGTTGGTCGTTTCCGGAATATGATGGCGTGCGTGGCGGCGGAATCCAGCCAGCTGCACGCCAAGGCCACCGCAGCCATGGCTGTCACGGCGGCCGCGCTCTTCGACGCCTACGTGGACGACGATCCTCTGCCCGTGCTTCTACCAGGCCTGGAGCGCTTCACCGAAGCCCAGCTCCTGTTTGTGTCGCTCTGCTTCGCGCTTTGTGAGAACGGTCGCATCGGCTCGGGCATTTGCGACGCGGCACTTCGCAACGTCATGGCATTCGCCGATGCCTTCCGGTGTGCCCCGGACGCGCCCATGAACCCGCCGGAACGCTGCGAAGTGCCCTGA